From Struthio camelus isolate bStrCam1 chromosome 7, bStrCam1.hap1, whole genome shotgun sequence, a single genomic window includes:
- the CFAP43 gene encoding cilia- and flagella-associated protein 43 isoform X5, which produces MGCEEGYLLAINAETLKVSFLQQVPEPDGKPKDLKKRVVLSMALCKDGLYTAGSEGIVFCHRIRGLQYEMTVCVDISQPISSLIFSPDYTTLLIVTKQGTTYTYRPAHSGEAVKLLDACSSCVLSADFLTPGNKYCVSVAISGEVQVWLLEDGTCLSKLSLDIEENIPGSFTATAMACCPSSNSVAVGTERGEIYFIDVTEVETPRVVHRIFLSKCPVLSLHYDQSGQFLIARATEGHIFILDARPSKLFQVLGYIVLADEVLGLSVVSGFKNDLVEVVVLLKVAEVQRARLEIFCLPSALTTDNDKYVNERGVLKASAIKKEQYDLDYPLSSAVKLKDDVVYGYCTCAPFICKYHLSEQNMLKDLSVFLSEKRTPSNQFGPGFLCLSPNSRWLASAAEDGVLFIYHTFTMDVLAQKHCHSYQGGGIRSMVFSLDGKFILVNGINDGALVCLKWKSIKKIEVKEATFHWRSLLAIWNKSTSKENAALKSMAEWNFDPESTSESLPEEKFEEAPESSSVELTEDKSFTSLNSAITSEMTWIDQKMKKVIREETRKFANQKKELKMGIKKLRKNQIQKMMHENEQMPDIEKLEQQEFNLDIEEQERVEAEAEQEVARLRKEIDMENLANCYLQDVIKRECWDSMCVKGRAVKCFHIACEVKNYPLKERSEEELETLEKVLQLKKIEAVDLKVRKEIVEIEPETVLPKEEEEMEEEAVADDSASYFLVGSLSSQYGGDTSILYHQLDLHTREQKVNQIILLQDIIYQVKTAFNKEFDIVAQQKAHEIARVKERNLRIREILAQLDLQEEVWEPALTDDEIPERVLTVQDSEIKVEKYLTPQERAKAEMLAKLEMERRLAALDSDRLRALNDMMGGVLEVKKEDILKIDIPPPPFISKPESVWNEEEKKIFREYEKKVKELNEEREKHRRAVEAELKKLQASIQEATQSFDETMCKLFERKVNSEMVIYQEELKIINLLYSLLLDEELDTREAGLHHFLRKKRKEKVKSTKTIQRTNRKIDAYVDTYESAIAEEKILESDFKKEFADIPAYLLDRLVKLYRRRPKIQKMKTLFNTANPYGDRSGSAEDYKEALTLLMKAMDELDKPEHMPNGLDLSVWDRFCLARRNKMESEQQVKWKALTLAEMQAFLQRRIDDDEKMKSEIGNIFQELTWLQEEKMKLQLNLTVQFLLKQGQVELESTELPDFTDAILINKSVIEELNCTIMAEGEKKIASMVECKDFSKGIFQLEWEHKKMKMQIDDLKQKAQDILTLRVSKDHQLFLTVLNYDSRITHQVSMMEQTLSVMDKLHKKNVKNCQKIIKELEKCISLKEQANYELSLELQEMLVSVSERKHIFEAADTRLVFEKIAHQRYRQILKQKQLRDNVKEKIKQFKVLQAEAERLRSRIFPAL; this is translated from the exons GGTACAACCTATACTTACAGACCTGCTCACAGTGGAGAAGCAGTCAAACTCTTGGATGCATGCAGCAGTTGTGTTCTGTCAGCTGATTTTCTTACACCAGGGAACAAGTACTGTGTG TCTGTAGCAATTTCAGGGGAAGTGCAAGTTTGGCTCCTGGAAGATGGGACTTGTCTCAGCAAGTTAAGCCTCGATATTGAGGAAAACATACCTGGGAGCTTTACG GCAACTGCTATGGCTTGCTGTCCCTCCTCAAATAGCGTTGCTGTAGGGACCGAAAGGGGTGAAATCTATTTCATTGATGTTACCGAAGTTGAAACTCCACGGGTTGttcacagaatttttctttccaaatgtccAGTGCTGTCTTTGCA TTATGATCAGAGCGGCCAATTCCTCATCGCTAGAGCTACAGAAGGACATATATTTATTCTAGACGCCCGGCCCTCAAAATTATTCCAGGTTCTTGGATATATAG TGTTGGCAGACGAAGTCCTTGGGCTTTCTGTAGTTTCTGGCTTCAAGAATGACTTAGTTGAAGTGGTGGTACTTCTTAAAGTAGCAGAGGTCCAGCGAGCAAGACTGGAAATTTTTTGTCTACCTTCAGCTCTCACAAcag ATAATGATAAATATGTTAACGAACGAGGAGTGCTTAAAGCTAGTGCCATTAAAAAGGAGCAATATGATCTGGATTATCCTTTGAGCTCAGCAGTCAAATTGAAGGATGATGTTGTGTATGGCTACTGTACCTGTGCACCTTTCATCTGTAAATACCATCTCTCTGAACAG AATATGTTGAAAGACCTATCAGTTTTTTTATCAGAGAAGAGGACTCCTAGCAATCAGTTTGGACCAGGGTTCCTCTGTTTATCACCCAACAGTCGGTGGTTGGCATCAGCAGCAGAAGATGGGGTTTTGTTCATCTATCATACTTTTACTATG GATGTACTTGCTCAAAAGCATTGTCATTCATATCAAGGAGGAGGAATCAGATCCATGGTATTTTCACTGGATGGCAAATTCATTCTCGTTAATGGCATAAATGATGGTGCCCTGGTGTGTCTGAAATGGAA GAGCATAAAGAAAATTGAAGTTAAGGAAGCTACTTTTCACTGGCGATCTCTTCTTGCTATATGGAACAAGTCTACTTCCAaggaaaatgctgctttaaaatctATGGCAGAATGGAATTTTGACCCAGAATCTACATCAGAATCACTCCCAGAAGAGAAATTTGAG GAGGCACCTGAATCTTCCAGTGTAGAACTGACAGAAGACAAAAGCTTCACCAGTTTGAATTCAGCCATTACTAGTGAAATGACATGGATAGATCAGAAAATGAAGAAG GTCATTAGAGAAGAGACTCGGAAGTTTGCTAACcagaagaaagagctgaaaatgGGAATTAAAAAGCTGCGTAAAAAT cagatccaGAAAATGATGCATGAGAATGAACAGATGCCAGACATTGAGAAACTGGAGCAGCAGGAGTTCAACCTGGATATAGAAGAGCAGgaaagagtggaagcagaggctgAACAAGAAGTGGCCAGG TTGAGGAAAGAGATTGATATGGAGAATTTAGCCAACTGCTATTTGCAGGATGTTATCAAACGTGAGTGCTGGGATTCCATGTGTGTAAAAGGACGTGCAGTTAAG TGTTTCCATATAGCCTGTGAAGTGAAGAATTATCCTCTGAAGGAGCGTAGTGAAGAAGAGCTGGAAACTTTGGAGAAAGTTCTGCAGTTAAAGAAGATCGAGGCAGTTGATCTTAAG GTTCGGAAGGAAATTGTTGAGATCGAGCCCGAGACTGTATTAcctaaggaggaagaagagatggagGAAGAAGCAGTGGCTGATGACAGTGCATCTTACTTCCTGGTTGGAAGTCTGAGCTCTCAGTATGGTGGAGACACGTCTATTTTATACCACCAGTTGGACTTGCACACCAGGGAGCAGAAGGTCAATCAGATAATATTACTGCAG GACATCATTTACCAAGTGAAAACGGCTTTTAATAAGGAATTTGACATAGTTGCACAACAGAAGGCGCATGAGATAGCACgagtgaaagaaagaaacctgAGGATCAGAGAAATCTTGGCACAACTTGACCTCCAAGAAGAAGTATGGGAGCCAGCTCTTACGGATGATGAGATACCAGAGCGTGTGCTCACTGTCCAGGATTCAGAG ATTAAAGTTGAGAAGTACTTGACTCCACAGGAGAGAGCAAAAGCAGAAATGCTGGCTAAGCTTGAAATGGAAAGACGTCTTGCTGCTCTG GACAGTGACAGACTGCGTGCTCTTAATGACATGATGGGTGGAGTGCTAGAAGTCAAAAAGGAAGACATCTTGAAAATT GATATTCCTCCACCTCCTTTTATATCCAAGCCTGAATCTGTgtggaatgaagaagaaaagaaaatattcagagaatatgagaaaaaagtcaaggaactgaatgaagaaagagaaaagcatagAAGg GCAGTGGAAGCTGAATTGAAGAAACTCCAAGCTTCCATCCAGGAAGCAACACAAAGTTTTGATGAGACTATGTGCAAACTCTTTGAAAGGAAAGTGAATTCGGAGATGGTCATCTATCAG GAAGAACTCAAAATAATCAATCTCCTTTATTCTTTGCTATTGGATGAAGAGCTGGACACGAGAGAAGCTGGACTTCATCATTTCCTTAGGAAGAAGCGTAAAGAGAAA GTCAAGTCTACAAAAACAATCCAGCGTACAAACAGGAAAATTGATGCTTATGTAGACACCTATGAAAGTGCAATTGCTGAAGAGAAG attttggaatctgattttaaaaaggagtttGCTGACATTCCCGCGTATCTCCTTGATAGACTTGTCAAACTTTACAGACGCCGACCAAA GATCCAGAAGATGAAAACGCTCTTTAACACTGCTAACCCATATGGGGATCGTTCAGGCTCAGCTGAAGATTACAAAGAAGCCCTTACCCTTTTAATGAAAGCCATGGATGAATTGGATAAACCTGAACATATGCCTAACGGCTTAGATCTGTCTGTATGGGACCGTTTCTGTCTAGCTAGACGAAACAAAATGGAGAGTGAGCAGCAA GTGAAGTGGAAAGCCCTAACATTGGCCGAgatgcaggcctttctccagagAAGAATAGATGATGATGAGAAGATGAAGTCAGAAATAGGAAACATTTTCCAAGAACTCACttg GCTGCAGGAGGAGAAGATGAAACTGCAATTGAACTTGACTGTCCAGTTTTTGCTAAAACAAGGACAGGTGGAATTGGAAAGTACTGAGCTCCCAGATTTCACTGATGCCATTCTTATTAATAAGAGTGTTATTGAAGAACTGAATTGCACTATCATG gctgaaggagaaaagaaaattgctaGCATGGTGGAATGTAAAGACTTCTCTAAAGGTATATTTCAGCTGGAATGGGaacacaagaaaatgaaaatgcagatagATGATCTGAAACAGAAGGCTCAGGATATTCTAACACTACGTGTTTCAAAAGATCACCAGCTA TTCCTAACTGTGCTGAACTATGACAGCCGCATCACCCACCAGGTTTCAATGATGGAGCAGACTCTTAGCGTCATGGATAAG CTGCACAAGAAGAACGTGAAGAATTGccagaaaataattaaagaacTGGAGAAGTGCATCAGTTTAAAGGAGCAAGCAAACTACGAGCTCAGCCTGGAGCTGCAAGAAATGCTTGTGTCTGTTTCAGAAAGGAAGCACATCTTTGAGGCAGCTG ACACACGGCTTGTTTTTGAAAAGATTGCCCATCAGCGTTACCGACAAATTTTGAAGCAGAAACAGCTACGGGATAAtgtaaaggaaaagataaaacagtTTAAAGTTCTCCAGGCAGAAGCTGAAAGACTGAGATCAAGAATATTCCCTgctctttaa
- the CFAP43 gene encoding cilia- and flagella-associated protein 43 isoform X4 — protein sequence MGCEEGYLLAINAETLKVSFLQQVPEPEETRNILDLLSYLYKEVQKKKDGKPKDLKKRVVLSMALCKDGLYTAGSEGIVFCHRIRGLQYEMTVCVDISQPISSLIFSPDYTTLLIVTKQGTTYTYRPAHSGEAVKLLDACSSCVLSADFLTPGNKYCVSVAISGEVQVWLLEDGTCLSKLSLDIEENIPGSFTATAMACCPSSNSVAVGTERGEIYFIDVTEVETPRVVHRIFLSKCPVLSLHYDQSGQFLIARATEGHIFILDARPSKLFQVLGYIVLADEVLGLSVVSGFKNDLVEVVVLLKVAEVQRARLEIFCLPSALTTDNDKYVNERGVLKASAIKKEQYDLDYPLSSAVKLKDDVVYGYCTCAPFICKYHLSEQNMLKDLSVFLSEKRTPSNQFGPGFLCLSPNSRWLASAAEDGVLFIYHTFTMDVLAQKHCHSYQGGGIRSMVFSLDGKFILVNGINDGALVCLKWKSIKKIEVKEATFHWRSLLAIWNKSTSKENAALKSMAEWNFDPESTSESLPEEKFEEAPESSSVELTEDKSFTSLNSAITSEMTWIDQKMKKVIREETRKFANQKKELKMGIKKLRKNQIQKMMHENEQMPDIEKLEQQEFNLDIEEQERVEAEAEQEVARLRKEIDMENLANCYLQDVIKRECWDSMCVKGRAVKCFHIACEVKNYPLKERSEEELETLEKVLQLKKIEAVDLKVRKEIVEIEPETVLPKEEEEMEEEAVADDSASYFLVGSLSSQYGGDTSILYHQLDLHTREQKVNQIILLQDIIYQVKTAFNKEFDIVAQQKAHEIARVKERNLRIREILAQLDLQEEVWEPALTDDEIPERVLTVQDSEIKVEKYLTPQERAKAEMLAKLEMERRLAALDSDRLRALNDMMGGVLEVKKEDILKIDIPPPPFISKPESVWNEEEKKIFREYEKKVKELNEEREKHRRAVEAELKKLQASIQEATQSFDETMCKLFERKVNSEMVIYQEELKIINLLYSLLLDEELDTREAGLHHFLRKKRKEKVKSTKTIQRTNRKIDAYVDTYESAIAEEKILESDFKKEFADIPAYLLDRLVKLYRRRPKIQKMKTLFNTANPYGDRSGSAEDYKEALTLLMKAMDELDKPEHMPNGLDLSVWDRFCLARRNKMESEQQVKWKALTLAEMQAFLQRRIDDDEKMKSEIGNIFQELTWLQEEKMKLQLNLTVQFLLKQGQVELESTELPDFTDAILINKSVIEELNCTIMAEGEKKIASMVECKDFSKGIFQLEWEHKKMKMQIDDLKQKAQDILTLRVSKDHQLFLTVLNYDSRITHQVSMMEQTLSVMDKLHKKNVKNCQKIIKELEKCISLKEQANYELSLELQEMLVSVSERKHIFEAADTRLVFEKIAHQRYRQILKQKQLRDNVKEKIKQFKVLQAEAERLRSRIFPAL from the exons GGTACAACCTATACTTACAGACCTGCTCACAGTGGAGAAGCAGTCAAACTCTTGGATGCATGCAGCAGTTGTGTTCTGTCAGCTGATTTTCTTACACCAGGGAACAAGTACTGTGTG TCTGTAGCAATTTCAGGGGAAGTGCAAGTTTGGCTCCTGGAAGATGGGACTTGTCTCAGCAAGTTAAGCCTCGATATTGAGGAAAACATACCTGGGAGCTTTACG GCAACTGCTATGGCTTGCTGTCCCTCCTCAAATAGCGTTGCTGTAGGGACCGAAAGGGGTGAAATCTATTTCATTGATGTTACCGAAGTTGAAACTCCACGGGTTGttcacagaatttttctttccaaatgtccAGTGCTGTCTTTGCA TTATGATCAGAGCGGCCAATTCCTCATCGCTAGAGCTACAGAAGGACATATATTTATTCTAGACGCCCGGCCCTCAAAATTATTCCAGGTTCTTGGATATATAG TGTTGGCAGACGAAGTCCTTGGGCTTTCTGTAGTTTCTGGCTTCAAGAATGACTTAGTTGAAGTGGTGGTACTTCTTAAAGTAGCAGAGGTCCAGCGAGCAAGACTGGAAATTTTTTGTCTACCTTCAGCTCTCACAAcag ATAATGATAAATATGTTAACGAACGAGGAGTGCTTAAAGCTAGTGCCATTAAAAAGGAGCAATATGATCTGGATTATCCTTTGAGCTCAGCAGTCAAATTGAAGGATGATGTTGTGTATGGCTACTGTACCTGTGCACCTTTCATCTGTAAATACCATCTCTCTGAACAG AATATGTTGAAAGACCTATCAGTTTTTTTATCAGAGAAGAGGACTCCTAGCAATCAGTTTGGACCAGGGTTCCTCTGTTTATCACCCAACAGTCGGTGGTTGGCATCAGCAGCAGAAGATGGGGTTTTGTTCATCTATCATACTTTTACTATG GATGTACTTGCTCAAAAGCATTGTCATTCATATCAAGGAGGAGGAATCAGATCCATGGTATTTTCACTGGATGGCAAATTCATTCTCGTTAATGGCATAAATGATGGTGCCCTGGTGTGTCTGAAATGGAA GAGCATAAAGAAAATTGAAGTTAAGGAAGCTACTTTTCACTGGCGATCTCTTCTTGCTATATGGAACAAGTCTACTTCCAaggaaaatgctgctttaaaatctATGGCAGAATGGAATTTTGACCCAGAATCTACATCAGAATCACTCCCAGAAGAGAAATTTGAG GAGGCACCTGAATCTTCCAGTGTAGAACTGACAGAAGACAAAAGCTTCACCAGTTTGAATTCAGCCATTACTAGTGAAATGACATGGATAGATCAGAAAATGAAGAAG GTCATTAGAGAAGAGACTCGGAAGTTTGCTAACcagaagaaagagctgaaaatgGGAATTAAAAAGCTGCGTAAAAAT cagatccaGAAAATGATGCATGAGAATGAACAGATGCCAGACATTGAGAAACTGGAGCAGCAGGAGTTCAACCTGGATATAGAAGAGCAGgaaagagtggaagcagaggctgAACAAGAAGTGGCCAGG TTGAGGAAAGAGATTGATATGGAGAATTTAGCCAACTGCTATTTGCAGGATGTTATCAAACGTGAGTGCTGGGATTCCATGTGTGTAAAAGGACGTGCAGTTAAG TGTTTCCATATAGCCTGTGAAGTGAAGAATTATCCTCTGAAGGAGCGTAGTGAAGAAGAGCTGGAAACTTTGGAGAAAGTTCTGCAGTTAAAGAAGATCGAGGCAGTTGATCTTAAG GTTCGGAAGGAAATTGTTGAGATCGAGCCCGAGACTGTATTAcctaaggaggaagaagagatggagGAAGAAGCAGTGGCTGATGACAGTGCATCTTACTTCCTGGTTGGAAGTCTGAGCTCTCAGTATGGTGGAGACACGTCTATTTTATACCACCAGTTGGACTTGCACACCAGGGAGCAGAAGGTCAATCAGATAATATTACTGCAG GACATCATTTACCAAGTGAAAACGGCTTTTAATAAGGAATTTGACATAGTTGCACAACAGAAGGCGCATGAGATAGCACgagtgaaagaaagaaacctgAGGATCAGAGAAATCTTGGCACAACTTGACCTCCAAGAAGAAGTATGGGAGCCAGCTCTTACGGATGATGAGATACCAGAGCGTGTGCTCACTGTCCAGGATTCAGAG ATTAAAGTTGAGAAGTACTTGACTCCACAGGAGAGAGCAAAAGCAGAAATGCTGGCTAAGCTTGAAATGGAAAGACGTCTTGCTGCTCTG GACAGTGACAGACTGCGTGCTCTTAATGACATGATGGGTGGAGTGCTAGAAGTCAAAAAGGAAGACATCTTGAAAATT GATATTCCTCCACCTCCTTTTATATCCAAGCCTGAATCTGTgtggaatgaagaagaaaagaaaatattcagagaatatgagaaaaaagtcaaggaactgaatgaagaaagagaaaagcatagAAGg GCAGTGGAAGCTGAATTGAAGAAACTCCAAGCTTCCATCCAGGAAGCAACACAAAGTTTTGATGAGACTATGTGCAAACTCTTTGAAAGGAAAGTGAATTCGGAGATGGTCATCTATCAG GAAGAACTCAAAATAATCAATCTCCTTTATTCTTTGCTATTGGATGAAGAGCTGGACACGAGAGAAGCTGGACTTCATCATTTCCTTAGGAAGAAGCGTAAAGAGAAA GTCAAGTCTACAAAAACAATCCAGCGTACAAACAGGAAAATTGATGCTTATGTAGACACCTATGAAAGTGCAATTGCTGAAGAGAAG attttggaatctgattttaaaaaggagtttGCTGACATTCCCGCGTATCTCCTTGATAGACTTGTCAAACTTTACAGACGCCGACCAAA GATCCAGAAGATGAAAACGCTCTTTAACACTGCTAACCCATATGGGGATCGTTCAGGCTCAGCTGAAGATTACAAAGAAGCCCTTACCCTTTTAATGAAAGCCATGGATGAATTGGATAAACCTGAACATATGCCTAACGGCTTAGATCTGTCTGTATGGGACCGTTTCTGTCTAGCTAGACGAAACAAAATGGAGAGTGAGCAGCAA GTGAAGTGGAAAGCCCTAACATTGGCCGAgatgcaggcctttctccagagAAGAATAGATGATGATGAGAAGATGAAGTCAGAAATAGGAAACATTTTCCAAGAACTCACttg GCTGCAGGAGGAGAAGATGAAACTGCAATTGAACTTGACTGTCCAGTTTTTGCTAAAACAAGGACAGGTGGAATTGGAAAGTACTGAGCTCCCAGATTTCACTGATGCCATTCTTATTAATAAGAGTGTTATTGAAGAACTGAATTGCACTATCATG gctgaaggagaaaagaaaattgctaGCATGGTGGAATGTAAAGACTTCTCTAAAGGTATATTTCAGCTGGAATGGGaacacaagaaaatgaaaatgcagatagATGATCTGAAACAGAAGGCTCAGGATATTCTAACACTACGTGTTTCAAAAGATCACCAGCTA TTCCTAACTGTGCTGAACTATGACAGCCGCATCACCCACCAGGTTTCAATGATGGAGCAGACTCTTAGCGTCATGGATAAG CTGCACAAGAAGAACGTGAAGAATTGccagaaaataattaaagaacTGGAGAAGTGCATCAGTTTAAAGGAGCAAGCAAACTACGAGCTCAGCCTGGAGCTGCAAGAAATGCTTGTGTCTGTTTCAGAAAGGAAGCACATCTTTGAGGCAGCTG ACACACGGCTTGTTTTTGAAAAGATTGCCCATCAGCGTTACCGACAAATTTTGAAGCAGAAACAGCTACGGGATAAtgtaaaggaaaagataaaacagtTTAAAGTTCTCCAGGCAGAAGCTGAAAGACTGAGATCAAGAATATTCCCTgctctttaa